From Amycolatopsis sp. YIM 10, the proteins below share one genomic window:
- a CDS encoding [protein-PII] uridylyltransferase yields MEAGELVDAAKKLLEGRHGRLGAAALRAALVDLYEFWLSKAAAAAGVDTAVPGVALVAVGGLGRRELVPFSDLDLVLVHNGNAGVGEIADALWYPLWDARVGLDHSVRTPGEALKVAAEDLRTAVGLLDARYLAGDQELARRLAEAARENWRRTARKRLAELASSARQRWKRSGEIAQSAAPDLKHGRGGLRDLGLLDAFAAAQLADRPGEELVAAKELLLDVRTELRRELRRDRDVLSPPDAEAVAVELGFGDRFTLARKLSGAGRTVSYAVDTVLRAVEVTPRTRFGRRPSRTPLDDGVVLHGNEVSLARDAVPARDPALLLRVAAASARTGQPIAQGTLRTLADSAPELRAPWPAGARDALTELLGAGEGLLDAVEALDRTGLWARLFPEWGAVRDLPPREPVHSWTVDRHLVQACIEASKLTTTVSRPDLLLLGALLHDIGKGRAADHSELGAKIAAQVATRIGLSEVDTRVVSAMVRHHLLLPDTATRRDISEPATVQRVVKTLEHDPLLVDLLQALAKADSLATGPGVWSEWKAALIAQLAGRCREALQGKVLGSPEPLDAEQRELVETATVTGQPQVHISSEGKVATVVLAAPTQSELLAPAAGVLALHSLEVHTAMLHGHNGGRVGVFTASPKFGSLPDVTLLREQFARALGGALPLTQKLAAKERDYARAPVESSGPKVLWFDDETSGSTTVVLELRATDRIGLLYHVAGALRRCEAEVRWAKVATLGAAVVDSFAIAPRHGRLDREWRDRIEQAVLAAAS; encoded by the coding sequence GTGGAAGCCGGGGAGCTGGTTGACGCAGCGAAGAAGCTGCTGGAGGGCCGCCACGGGCGGTTGGGCGCGGCGGCCCTCCGAGCGGCATTGGTGGATCTTTACGAGTTCTGGCTGAGCAAGGCCGCCGCGGCGGCCGGCGTGGACACCGCGGTTCCGGGTGTCGCGCTGGTCGCCGTCGGCGGGCTCGGCCGCCGGGAACTGGTGCCGTTCTCGGATCTGGACCTGGTGCTGGTGCACAACGGCAACGCCGGTGTCGGCGAGATCGCCGACGCGCTCTGGTACCCGTTGTGGGACGCGCGGGTCGGTCTCGACCATTCCGTGCGCACCCCTGGCGAAGCGCTGAAGGTGGCCGCGGAGGATCTCCGCACCGCGGTCGGCCTGCTGGACGCGCGGTACCTCGCCGGTGATCAGGAACTGGCACGCCGGCTGGCCGAGGCGGCCAGGGAGAACTGGCGGCGGACCGCGCGCAAACGCTTGGCGGAGCTGGCTTCCTCGGCGCGGCAGCGGTGGAAGCGCAGTGGCGAGATCGCCCAGTCGGCCGCACCCGATCTCAAGCACGGTCGCGGTGGGCTGCGGGATCTCGGCCTGCTCGACGCCTTCGCCGCCGCGCAGCTGGCCGACCGTCCCGGTGAGGAACTGGTCGCGGCCAAGGAACTCCTGCTGGACGTCCGCACCGAGCTGCGGCGCGAACTCCGCCGCGACCGGGACGTGCTGAGCCCGCCGGACGCGGAGGCGGTCGCCGTCGAACTCGGCTTCGGTGACCGGTTCACCTTGGCGCGCAAGCTTTCCGGCGCCGGGCGAACGGTCAGCTACGCGGTGGACACGGTGTTGCGCGCGGTCGAGGTCACCCCGCGCACGCGGTTCGGCAGACGGCCGTCGCGGACCCCGCTGGACGACGGCGTGGTGTTGCACGGCAACGAGGTTTCCCTTGCCAGGGACGCGGTTCCGGCGCGGGACCCGGCCTTGCTGCTGCGCGTGGCGGCGGCGTCCGCGCGCACCGGTCAGCCGATCGCGCAGGGCACCTTGCGCACGCTCGCCGACTCCGCACCTGAACTACGGGCCCCGTGGCCGGCCGGTGCCCGCGACGCGCTCACCGAACTGCTCGGGGCGGGCGAAGGCCTGCTGGACGCGGTCGAAGCACTGGACCGCACGGGGTTGTGGGCGCGGTTGTTCCCGGAATGGGGCGCGGTGCGGGATCTGCCGCCACGCGAACCCGTGCACTCGTGGACCGTCGACCGGCACCTGGTGCAGGCCTGCATCGAGGCCTCGAAGCTGACCACCACGGTGTCCCGGCCCGATCTGCTCCTGCTGGGCGCGTTGCTGCACGACATCGGCAAGGGGCGCGCGGCGGACCACTCCGAGCTGGGCGCCAAGATCGCCGCGCAGGTGGCCACCAGGATCGGACTGTCCGAAGTGGACACCAGGGTGGTCTCGGCGATGGTGCGCCACCACCTGCTGCTGCCGGACACCGCCACCCGCCGCGACATCAGCGAGCCGGCCACCGTGCAGCGGGTGGTGAAGACCCTCGAGCACGACCCGCTGCTGGTGGACCTGCTGCAGGCGCTGGCGAAGGCCGATTCGCTGGCCACCGGTCCCGGCGTGTGGTCGGAGTGGAAGGCGGCGCTGATCGCCCAGCTCGCCGGTCGCTGCCGGGAAGCGCTGCAGGGCAAGGTGCTCGGCTCACCCGAGCCACTGGACGCCGAGCAGCGCGAACTGGTGGAGACCGCGACGGTCACCGGTCAGCCGCAGGTGCACATCTCGTCGGAGGGCAAGGTGGCCACCGTGGTGCTCGCCGCGCCCACCCAGTCGGAGCTGCTCGCCCCGGCCGCGGGCGTGCTCGCACTGCACTCGCTGGAGGTGCACACGGCGATGCTGCACGGGCACAACGGCGGGCGCGTCGGCGTGTTCACCGCCTCACCCAAGTTCGGCTCGCTGCCCGACGTCACGCTGCTGCGCGAGCAGTTCGCCAGGGCGCTGGGCGGGGCGTTGCCGTTGACGCAGAAGCTCGCCGCCAAGGAACGGGACTACGCGAGGGCGCCGGTGGAGTCCAGCGGCCCCAAGGTGCTCTGGTTCGACGACGAGACCAGCGGGTCCACCACGGTGGTGCTCGAACTGCGCGCCACCGACCGGATCGGCCTGCTCTACCACGTCGCCGGCGCGCTGCGGCGGTGCGAGGCCGAGGTGCGCTGGGCCAAGGTCGCCACGCTCGGCGCGGCGGTGGTCGACTCGTTCGCCATCGCGCCGCGGCACGGCAGGCTCGACCGCGAGTGGCGCGACCGGATCGAGCAGGCGGTGCTCGCCGCGGCGAGCTGA
- a CDS encoding Ku protein → MRAVWKGTIGFGAYAIPVKAYSATTDRASGLTQVHLADGGRIQHRRYCEADGTEVPPGEIGKGFPLPGGDVVVLTDEDLASLPLATAHSIDVLSFVPMEQVDPVYFARTYYLEPEVAGTKAYVLLSEAMQQAGRVMVVKVALRQRETLAVIRVRDQLLLLETMLWPDEVRAPDFPFQHEDVDVHVGEVRLAARLIDRLAGDFEPENYVDHYQSALNELITAKVEGGELARPAAAVQNAGVTALLAALQSGAEIHEGGSAVDRARGAAEKAAEAAEAAKRAAQRKTEPID, encoded by the coding sequence ATGCGCGCTGTCTGGAAAGGCACGATCGGATTCGGCGCGTACGCCATTCCGGTGAAGGCGTACAGCGCGACCACCGATCGCGCCTCCGGCCTGACCCAGGTCCACCTGGCCGACGGCGGCCGCATCCAGCACCGGCGCTACTGCGAGGCCGACGGCACCGAGGTCCCGCCGGGCGAGATCGGCAAGGGCTTCCCGCTGCCGGGCGGTGACGTGGTGGTGCTCACCGACGAGGACCTCGCCTCGCTGCCGCTGGCCACCGCGCACTCCATCGACGTGCTGTCCTTCGTGCCGATGGAGCAGGTCGACCCGGTCTACTTCGCCCGGACCTACTACCTGGAGCCGGAGGTCGCCGGTACCAAGGCGTATGTGCTGCTCAGCGAGGCGATGCAGCAGGCGGGCCGGGTGATGGTGGTCAAGGTGGCGCTGCGCCAGCGCGAGACGCTGGCGGTGATCCGCGTGCGCGACCAGCTCCTGCTGCTGGAGACCATGCTCTGGCCGGACGAGGTCCGCGCGCCCGACTTCCCGTTCCAGCACGAGGACGTGGACGTGCACGTGGGCGAGGTCCGGCTGGCGGCCCGCCTGATCGACCGGCTGGCCGGCGACTTCGAACCGGAGAACTACGTCGACCACTACCAGTCCGCGCTGAACGAGCTGATCACCGCGAAGGTCGAGGGCGGCGAGCTGGCGCGCCCGGCGGCGGCCGTGCAGAACGCCGGGGTCACCGCGTTGCTGGCGGCACTGCAGTCCGGTGCCGAGATCCACGAGGGCGGCAGCGCGGTCGACCGGGCCCGCGGCGCCGCGGAGAAAGCGGCCGAGGCGGCCGAGGCGGCGAAACGAGCCGCCCAGCGGAAGACCGAGCCCATCGATTGA
- the ffh gene encoding signal recognition particle protein, which translates to MFDTLSDRLTSVLQNLRGKGKLSDADIDATAREIRIALLEADVALPVVRAFIAKVKERAKGAEVSEALNPAQQVIKIVNEELVAILGGETRRLNLAKNPPTVLMLAGLQGAGKTTLAGKLAMWLKKQGHAPLLVACDLQRPNAVTQLQVVGERAGVPTFAPEPGNGVGDPVDVARRGIDEAKHNQHDIVIVDTAGRLGVDEELMRQAADIRDAVQPDETLFVVDAMIGQDAVTTAEAFRDGVGFTGVVLTKLDGDARGGAALSVREVTGQPILFASNGEKLEDFDLFHPDRMASRILGMGDMLTLIEQAEQAFDQEKAEQAAQKLGSGELTLEDFLEQMLAVRKMGPIGNLLGMLPGAGQMKDQLAQVDDKSLDRLQAIIRGMTPAERADPKIINASRRQRIAKGSGVAVREVNDLVNRFYDAKKMMQQMAGRFGFGGGGANNRKNNRKGKKGKKGKGRGPTQPKIKGGFPGGMPALPPGGFPGAGPAGGMPDLSQLGGSLNDLPPGFDPSKFKLPKGK; encoded by the coding sequence GTGTTCGACACCCTCTCCGATCGCCTCACTTCGGTCCTGCAGAACCTGCGTGGCAAGGGGAAGCTCTCCGACGCCGACATCGACGCCACCGCGCGGGAGATCCGCATCGCGCTGCTGGAGGCCGACGTCGCGCTCCCGGTGGTGCGCGCGTTCATCGCCAAGGTCAAGGAACGGGCCAAGGGCGCCGAGGTCTCCGAGGCGCTGAACCCCGCCCAGCAGGTCATCAAGATCGTCAACGAGGAACTGGTCGCCATCCTCGGCGGCGAGACCCGGCGGCTGAACCTGGCGAAGAACCCGCCGACCGTGCTGATGCTCGCCGGTCTGCAGGGTGCCGGTAAGACCACGCTGGCGGGCAAGCTGGCGATGTGGCTGAAGAAGCAGGGCCACGCGCCGCTGCTGGTCGCCTGCGACCTCCAGCGCCCCAACGCGGTCACCCAGCTGCAGGTGGTCGGTGAGCGCGCGGGCGTGCCGACCTTCGCGCCGGAGCCGGGCAACGGCGTCGGCGACCCGGTCGACGTCGCCCGCCGCGGTATCGACGAGGCCAAGCACAACCAGCACGACATCGTGATCGTCGACACCGCGGGCCGCCTCGGTGTGGACGAGGAGCTGATGCGGCAGGCCGCCGACATCCGCGACGCGGTCCAGCCGGACGAGACGCTCTTCGTGGTCGACGCGATGATCGGCCAGGACGCGGTGACCACCGCCGAAGCCTTCCGCGACGGCGTCGGCTTCACCGGCGTGGTGCTCACCAAGCTCGACGGCGACGCGCGCGGTGGTGCCGCGCTGAGCGTGCGCGAGGTCACCGGCCAGCCGATCCTGTTCGCGTCGAACGGCGAGAAGCTCGAGGACTTCGACCTGTTCCACCCGGACCGGATGGCCAGCCGGATCCTCGGCATGGGCGACATGCTCACCCTGATCGAGCAGGCCGAGCAGGCCTTCGACCAGGAGAAGGCGGAGCAGGCCGCGCAGAAGCTGGGCAGCGGCGAGCTGACCCTGGAGGACTTCCTCGAGCAGATGCTCGCGGTGCGCAAGATGGGCCCGATCGGCAACCTGCTGGGCATGCTGCCCGGCGCCGGGCAGATGAAGGACCAGCTGGCCCAGGTCGACGACAAGTCGCTGGACCGGCTGCAGGCGATCATCCGCGGCATGACCCCGGCCGAGCGGGCCGATCCGAAGATCATCAACGCCTCCCGGCGCCAGCGCATCGCCAAGGGCTCCGGTGTGGCCGTGCGCGAGGTCAACGACCTGGTCAACCGGTTCTACGACGCCAAGAAGATGATGCAGCAGATGGCCGGGCGGTTCGGCTTCGGTGGCGGTGGCGCGAACAACCGGAAGAACAACCGCAAGGGCAAGAAGGGGAAGAAGGGCAAGGGGCGCGGCCCCACGCAGCCCAAGATCAAGGGCGGTTTCCCCGGTGGCATGCCCGCGCTGCCGCCGGGTGGCTTCCCCGGCGCCGGTCCCGCCGGTGGCATGCCCGACCTGTCGCAGCTCGGTGGCAGCCTGAACGATCTGCCCCCCGGTTTCGACCCGTCGAAGTTCAAGCTGCCCAAGGGAAAGTAG
- a CDS encoding amidohydrolase family protein produces MAYRLSGVVLPSGEHRDLWIDGGRISYQPVDGAETLAEDVFLVPGLVDAHCHPGIGAEDLGGAAAHALADRKAGTLLIRDCGDPLATKPLQQREDLPRIIRCGRHLALPKRYVPGLGIDLDSPDQLPDAVAEQAADGDGWVKLVGDWIDRSAGDLAPLWPDDVLAEAVKVAHDAGAKVTAHVFGAAALPGLLAAGVDCLEHGTELSGGQLSEMARRGIALVPTLVNITENFPGIADAAGKYPVYAAHMRELHRRVDGLVQDALDAGVAVYAGSDAGGMIDHGRIVDEIELLHRAGMSRTEALGAGAWAARDWLGHPSIADGAPADLLVLTADPREDLGALRHPSHIILRGTVTS; encoded by the coding sequence ATGGCGTACCGCCTCAGCGGCGTGGTGCTGCCCTCCGGTGAGCACCGCGACCTGTGGATCGACGGCGGCCGGATCAGCTACCAGCCGGTCGACGGCGCCGAAACGCTGGCCGAGGACGTGTTCCTGGTGCCGGGCCTGGTCGACGCGCACTGCCACCCCGGCATCGGCGCGGAGGACCTCGGCGGGGCGGCCGCGCACGCGCTGGCCGATCGCAAGGCCGGCACGCTGCTGATCCGCGACTGCGGTGACCCGCTCGCCACCAAGCCGTTGCAGCAGCGCGAGGACCTGCCGCGGATCATCCGCTGCGGCCGTCACCTCGCGCTGCCCAAGCGGTACGTGCCGGGCCTCGGCATCGACCTGGACAGCCCGGACCAGCTGCCCGACGCGGTGGCCGAGCAGGCCGCCGACGGTGACGGCTGGGTGAAGCTCGTCGGCGACTGGATCGACCGGTCCGCCGGCGACCTGGCGCCGCTGTGGCCGGACGACGTGCTCGCCGAGGCGGTCAAGGTCGCGCACGACGCCGGTGCCAAGGTCACCGCGCACGTCTTCGGTGCCGCCGCGCTGCCGGGTCTGCTGGCCGCCGGGGTCGACTGCCTCGAACACGGCACCGAGCTGTCCGGCGGGCAGCTGTCCGAGATGGCGCGGCGCGGTATCGCGCTCGTGCCGACCCTGGTCAACATCACCGAGAACTTCCCCGGCATCGCCGACGCCGCGGGCAAGTACCCGGTCTACGCCGCGCACATGCGTGAGCTGCACCGGCGCGTCGACGGACTGGTGCAGGACGCGCTGGACGCCGGCGTGGCCGTCTACGCGGGCAGCGACGCGGGCGGCATGATCGACCACGGCCGGATCGTCGACGAGATCGAGCTGCTGCACCGGGCGGGCATGTCGCGCACCGAGGCGCTCGGCGCCGGGGCCTGGGCCGCCCGCGACTGGCTCGGTCACCCGTCCATCGCCGACGGCGCCCCGGCCGATCTGCTGGTGCTGACCGCCGACCCGCGCGAGGACCTCGGCGCCCTGCGCCACCCGTCGCACATCATCCTGCGCGGTACCGTCACTTCCTGA
- a CDS encoding CPBP family intramembrane glutamic endopeptidase, with protein MAQADENPPAVGDGLVRGAHWGLLAFIAGFGAYHLMNLVLTAALTGRFTGFDDAEEMPDLGPLLLLAFVPNLMLGLAPVLAARRWGSFRELGVLPNLRDIKIGLACGGFALLAGYLANLLLLPVFGTDLESGNPLAGLAQGVGDNPLWLALAALIVVLVAPVTEEVLIRGALWAGLTAHRIPQWAVLALTAAVFAQLHGEPSRTLALFVQGLAIGAARLLSGRTGSSVVAHAANNLPPALLLLGAS; from the coding sequence GTGGCTCAGGCGGACGAAAACCCTCCGGCGGTCGGTGACGGCCTGGTCCGCGGTGCCCACTGGGGGCTGCTCGCGTTCATCGCCGGTTTCGGCGCGTACCACCTGATGAACCTGGTCCTGACCGCCGCGCTGACCGGCCGGTTCACCGGGTTCGACGACGCCGAGGAGATGCCGGACCTCGGTCCGCTGCTGCTGCTCGCCTTCGTGCCCAACCTGATGCTCGGCCTCGCGCCGGTGCTGGCCGCCCGGCGCTGGGGCTCCTTCCGCGAGCTGGGCGTGCTGCCGAACCTGCGCGACATCAAGATCGGCCTGGCCTGCGGCGGTTTCGCCCTGCTGGCCGGGTATCTGGCGAACCTGCTGCTGCTCCCGGTCTTCGGCACCGACCTCGAATCCGGCAACCCGCTGGCCGGGCTCGCGCAGGGAGTCGGCGACAACCCGCTGTGGCTCGCGCTCGCCGCGCTGATCGTGGTGCTCGTCGCGCCGGTGACCGAAGAGGTGCTGATCCGCGGCGCGTTGTGGGCCGGGCTGACCGCCCACCGCATCCCGCAGTGGGCGGTGCTCGCGCTCACCGCCGCGGTGTTCGCCCAGTTGCACGGAGAACCGAGCCGGACACTGGCGTTGTTCGTACAGGGGCTGGCGATCGGGGCGGCCCGGCTGCTCAGCGGCCGGACCGGTTCGAGCGTGGTGGCGCACGCCGCGAACAACCTGCCACCCGCACTCCTGCTCCTGGGTGCGTCATGA
- a CDS encoding CPBP family intramembrane glutamic endopeptidase, whose translation MEGEPVQGPEPLPEVAVPPDPRWGFGAFLLVEAILLTSAALVLAALGPVPAGQPMPVGHVLVGTITPTVVAATAAVLITRIRGNGPLADLRLSWRWSDVKTGLKFGLVGLVCTTVGAFVWTEIVGEQNASSAISALIQDQPMSVTAAVIMFLYLWLLGPICEEIIYRGLLWGAVERLSWGNEKWGRVAAFLLSTAVFAVSHLEPLRTTLLLVISVPIGLARLFTGRLLGSIVAHQMNNFLPAVAILLTTLGIATL comes from the coding sequence ATGGAGGGGGAGCCGGTCCAGGGCCCCGAGCCGCTGCCGGAGGTGGCCGTGCCACCGGACCCGCGCTGGGGCTTCGGCGCCTTCCTCCTGGTCGAAGCGATCTTGCTCACCTCGGCCGCGCTCGTGCTCGCCGCACTCGGCCCGGTACCGGCCGGCCAGCCGATGCCGGTCGGTCACGTGCTCGTCGGCACCATCACCCCGACCGTGGTGGCCGCCACCGCCGCCGTGCTGATCACCCGGATCCGCGGCAACGGCCCGCTGGCCGACCTGCGGCTGTCCTGGCGCTGGTCCGACGTCAAGACCGGGCTGAAGTTCGGCCTGGTCGGGCTGGTGTGCACCACGGTCGGCGCGTTCGTCTGGACGGAGATCGTCGGCGAGCAGAACGCCTCGTCGGCGATCAGCGCGCTGATCCAGGACCAGCCGATGTCGGTGACCGCCGCGGTGATCATGTTCCTCTACCTGTGGCTGCTCGGGCCGATCTGCGAGGAGATCATCTACCGCGGCCTGCTCTGGGGTGCGGTGGAGCGGCTGAGCTGGGGCAACGAGAAGTGGGGCAGGGTGGCCGCCTTCCTGCTGTCCACCGCGGTGTTCGCGGTCAGCCACCTGGAGCCGCTGCGGACCACGCTGCTGCTGGTCATCTCGGTGCCGATCGGGCTGGCCAGACTCTTCACCGGCAGGCTGCTCGGCAGCATCGTGGCGCACCAGATGAACAACTTCCTGCCCGCGGTCGCCATCCTGCTCACCACGCTCGGCATCGCCACCCTGTAG
- the rpsP gene encoding 30S ribosomal protein S16 yields MAVKIKLQRLGKIRAPYYRIIVADARTRRDGKAIETIGKYHPKEEPSFIEVNSERAQHWLAVGAQPTEPVQRLLEITGDWQKFKGLPGAEGTLKVAEPKPSKQDLFNAALAAAGEEPSAEATTPKKKGGKKADAEKAEAKAEEKTEA; encoded by the coding sequence GTGGCCGTCAAGATCAAGCTCCAGCGCCTCGGCAAGATCCGTGCGCCGTACTACCGCATCATCGTCGCCGACGCGCGCACCCGCCGGGACGGCAAGGCCATCGAGACGATCGGCAAGTACCACCCGAAGGAAGAGCCCAGCTTCATCGAGGTGAACTCCGAGCGCGCCCAGCACTGGCTGGCCGTCGGCGCCCAGCCGACCGAGCCGGTCCAGCGCCTGCTCGAGATCACCGGTGACTGGCAGAAGTTCAAGGGCCTGCCGGGCGCCGAGGGCACCCTGAAGGTGGCCGAGCCGAAGCCGTCCAAGCAGGACCTGTTCAACGCCGCCCTCGCGGCCGCGGGCGAGGAGCCCTCGGCCGAGGCCACCACGCCCAAGAAGAAGGGCGGCAAGAAGGCCGACGCCGAGAAGGCCGAGGCCAAGGCCGAGGAGAAGACCGAGGCGTGA
- a CDS encoding RNA-binding protein, whose amino-acid sequence MSFLADSLEHLVRGIVDNPDEVRVELITTRRGRTLEVHVHPDDLGKVIGRGGRTATALRTVMGGIGGRGVRVDVVDTDH is encoded by the coding sequence GTGAGCTTTCTCGCGGACTCCCTTGAGCACCTCGTGCGCGGGATCGTCGACAACCCGGACGAGGTCCGCGTCGAACTGATCACCACGCGTCGCGGCCGCACCCTCGAGGTGCACGTCCACCCCGACGATCTGGGCAAGGTGATCGGCCGGGGCGGGCGCACCGCCACCGCGCTCCGCACCGTGATGGGCGGAATCGGTGGCCGGGGTGTGCGGGTCGACGTGGTCGACACCGACCACTGA
- the rimM gene encoding ribosome maturation factor RimM (Essential for efficient processing of 16S rRNA): MEVVVGRVAKAHGITGELAVDVRTDSPEQRFAVGAVVLARPRGGRARELTVAAARSHSGRLLVRFEQVPDRTAAEELRGALLLGDTADLPPTEDPDEFYDHQLEGLRAELTDGTEVGTVLEVVHSPGGELLSLDRDGATVLVPFVKAIVPVVDVAGGRVVLDPPEGLLDVE; the protein is encoded by the coding sequence ATGGAGGTTGTCGTCGGCCGGGTGGCCAAGGCACACGGCATCACCGGCGAACTCGCCGTCGACGTGCGGACCGACTCCCCGGAGCAGCGGTTCGCCGTCGGTGCCGTGGTGCTCGCCCGGCCGCGCGGCGGTCGCGCTCGTGAACTCACCGTGGCAGCCGCCCGCTCGCACAGCGGGCGGCTGCTGGTGCGTTTCGAGCAGGTCCCCGACCGCACCGCGGCCGAGGAACTGCGTGGCGCGCTGCTGCTCGGGGACACCGCGGACCTGCCGCCCACCGAAGATCCAGACGAGTTCTACGACCACCAGCTCGAGGGCCTGCGGGCCGAGCTGACCGACGGCACCGAGGTCGGCACCGTGCTCGAGGTGGTGCACTCGCCCGGTGGCGAGCTGCTCTCGCTCGACCGCGACGGCGCGACCGTGCTGGTGCCGTTCGTCAAGGCGATCGTGCCGGTGGTCGACGTGGCAGGCGGCCGGGTCGTGCTCGACCCGCCCGAGGGCCTGCTGGACGTCGAGTGA
- the trmD gene encoding tRNA (guanosine(37)-N1)-methyltransferase TrmD — protein sequence MRLDVVTIFPEYLDPLRAALLGRAIDRGLIEIGVHDLRDWTHDVHRAVDDAPYGGGPGMVMKPQIWGDALDQVCGEHTRLVVPTPAGRPFTQELAHEYATEQHLVFACGRYEGIDQRVIDDAARRMPVDEVSIGDYVLVGGEAAVLVMVEAVVRLLPGVLGNARSAEEDSFSDGLLEGPSYTRPEVWRELAVPEVLRSGNHALIDRWRRDRALERTAERRPELISRLPEGSLDKHDRALLASLAEESERGE from the coding sequence ATGCGCCTCGACGTCGTCACGATCTTTCCCGAGTACCTCGACCCGCTGCGGGCCGCGCTGCTCGGGCGCGCCATCGATCGCGGGCTGATCGAGATCGGCGTGCACGACCTGCGTGACTGGACGCACGACGTGCACCGCGCGGTCGACGACGCGCCGTACGGCGGCGGTCCCGGCATGGTGATGAAGCCGCAGATCTGGGGCGACGCGCTCGATCAGGTCTGCGGGGAGCACACCCGGCTGGTGGTGCCGACCCCGGCCGGTCGCCCGTTCACCCAGGAACTGGCCCACGAGTACGCCACCGAGCAGCACCTGGTGTTCGCCTGTGGCCGTTACGAGGGCATCGACCAGCGGGTGATCGACGACGCCGCCCGCCGGATGCCGGTGGACGAGGTGTCGATCGGGGACTACGTGCTGGTCGGCGGCGAGGCCGCGGTGCTGGTCATGGTCGAGGCCGTGGTCCGCCTGCTGCCCGGGGTGCTGGGCAACGCGCGTTCGGCTGAGGAGGACTCGTTCTCCGACGGCCTGCTCGAAGGACCCAGCTACACCCGCCCCGAGGTCTGGCGGGAGCTGGCCGTGCCGGAGGTGCTGCGCTCGGGCAACCACGCGCTGATCGACCGCTGGCGCCGCGACCGGGCGCTCGAACGGACCGCCGAGCGCCGCCCCGAGCTGATCTCCCGGTTGCCGGAGGGCAGTCTCGACAAGCACGACCGGGCCCTGCTCGCGAGCCTCGCCGAGGAGTCGGAACGGGGCGAGTGA
- the rplS gene encoding 50S ribosomal protein L19 yields the protein MNTLDALDAQSLRSDIPEFRPGDTLKVHVRVIEGNRERLQVFQGVVIRRQGGGIRETFTVRKVSFGVGVERTFPVHSPNIAQIEVHKRGDVRRAKLYYLRELRGKAAKIKERREPAS from the coding sequence ATGAACACCCTGGACGCCCTGGACGCTCAGTCGCTGCGTTCCGACATCCCGGAATTCCGACCGGGCGACACGCTGAAGGTGCACGTCCGAGTGATCGAGGGCAACCGCGAGCGCCTTCAGGTCTTCCAGGGCGTGGTCATCCGCCGTCAGGGCGGTGGCATCCGCGAGACGTTCACCGTCCGCAAGGTCTCCTTCGGCGTCGGCGTGGAGCGCACCTTCCCGGTGCACAGCCCGAACATCGCGCAGATCGAGGTGCACAAGCGCGGCGACGTGCGCCGTGCGAAGCTGTACTACCTGCGTGAGCTGCGCGGCAAGGCGGCGAAGATCAAGGAGCGCCGCGAGCCGGCTTCCTGA